The Streptomyces sp. NBC_00569 genomic sequence CCACACACCCACGATCGCCATCAGGATCGGCATCGCGATGGAGTTGCGGTCGATGTGGGAGAGGTCGAAGACGATCAGCGGGGCGTCGAGGTCGATACCGACCGTCGTCGGACCGTCGAACATGCCGCGCAGATCACCGTCCACGAGACGGTCGATGACCAGGGCGACATCAAGTCCCCACGCCCGTACGTCGTCTATGGCCACGTTCATGGCTTCCGCCGACTCGGGTTCCGGGTGGCGGAGCTGCTCGACGATGTCGGTCAGGACGGGCTGGCGCTCGACGATGGTCTCGTTGACGTAGGCGTGCGCGACCTTGAGGGCGAAGCCCGAGCGCTCGTCGAGGCCGTGCCCCATGGCGACCTCGATGATCGTCCGGAGCAGGGCGAGCTGCCCGGTCGTCGTGATCGCCGGGTCGAGCGGGTTGAGCCGGATCCCCATGTCCAGAGCGGCCGTCGGGTCCAGCCGGATGGGAGTTATACCCAGCTCCTGGGCGATGAGGTTCCATTCGCCGACCCCGTCCTCACCCTGCGCGTCGAGGACGACGACCTGTCGGTCCTTGAACCTCAGCTGCCTCAGGACATAGGTCTTCTCCAGCGCGGACTTGCCGTTGCCGGACTCGCCGAGGACCAGCCAGTGCGGGGCGGGCAGCTGCTGCCCGTACAGCTGGAAGGGGTCGTAGATGTAGCCCTTGCCGGAGTACACCTCGCGGCCGATGATGACGCCCGAGTCGCCGAGGCCGGGGGCGGCCGTCGGCAGGTAGACCGCCTGGGCCTGCCCCGTCGACGTACGGACCGGAAGCCGGGTCGTCTCCACCTTCCCGAACAGGAAGGAGGTGAAGGCGTCCGTGGCCATGGACAGCGGATCCCGCATCTCAGAGCCCTGCCTCTACCGTCGGATGCCGGTCGCGAACGGCAATGTGTTGACGAAGGCCCTGTGGTGCTCGCGGTCGCACCACTCCAGCTTCAGATAGGACTTGCCGGCGGAGGCGCGGATCGTGCGCTTGTCGCGCGCGAGGCTCTCCGGCGAGCGGGAGGAGACGGTGATGTAACCGACGAGGTTGACCCCGGCCGCGCCGCTCGCGAGGTCTTCGCCGCGCTGGTCGAGGCGCGTGTTGGCGGCGACGTCACGCGGGTCGACGGTCCGGTTCATCTTGGCGGCGCGGCTGGCCTCCGCCTCGTCGTTCGTCTTCTCCGTGAGCATCCGCTCGATGGCGACCTCGGTGGGTTCCAGGTCCATCGTGACGGCCACGGTGCGGATGACGTCGGGGGTGTGGACGAGGAGCGGCGCCAGGAAGTTCACGCCGACCGGCGTCATCGGCCACTCCTTGACCCAGGCGGTGGCGTGGCACCAGGGCGCGCGCGTCGACGACTCGCGCGTCTTGGCCTGGAGGTACGTCGGCTCCATCGCGTCGAGCTCGGCCGGCCAGGCATTGCGCTTGGTCATCGCCTGGATGTGGTCGATCGGATGGTCCGGGTCGTACATGGAGTGCACGAGCGAGGCGAGGCGCCCCTGCCCGAGCGGCTGCCGCACCCGGATGTCGGCCTCCTGGAGGCGCGAGCAGATGTCGGTGAGCTCGCGCGCCATGACGACCGCGAGCCCGGCGTCCCGGTCGACCTTGCGGCCGCTGTGGGGACGGGCCGCGCGGGCCATGGCGTGCGCCTCGGCGGCCAGCTCGCGGGTGTAGTGCATGCAGGCCACGAGGTAGGCGCGGTGCTGCTCGCTGCTCGTCGACACCATCGACTGGAGCTGGTTGTACGACTGCTGCAGCCAGCCCGGCGTACGGTCGTCCCCGCGCACGGCGACGTCCTTGGCGTGCGCGTCGGGGTCGGCGGGGAGCGTACGGGCGAGCATCTGGAGCCGCGTGACGAAGCCGTCCCCATTGGCGACGTGCTTCAGGAGCGTGCCGAACCGGTCGACCAGCGCCTCCTGGTCCTCACTGTCCCGCAGCCCGACGCCGGGCCCCTCGATCTCGATCGCGGCGGTGACCGTGCGCCGGTCGGCGTGCAGCAGCACGGCGATCTCGTCCGGCCCGAACGGCGCCGCCAGCCACGTCAGCCGGCCGATGCCGGGCGGCGGCCCGATCTCCACCTCGCGCCCGTCCAGCCGCACCCCCGCGTCCATGGCCCGCGAACGGTACGTCGTACCCCTCTTGAGCTGGCGCTTGTAACTGCGGTTGATCTCGAACCACTTGTAGAAGGTGCGGTGCTTGTACGGGATGTAGACGGCCGCGAGCGCGATCAGCGGGAAGCCCAGGAGCAGCGTGATGCGCAGGGACAGGGCGGGGACGAGGAGCCCGCACATCATGCCCAGGAAAGCGCCCCCGATGATGAGGGCGATCTCGCCGGTCTCGCGGTTCTTGCCGACGATGGCGTTCGGCCGGGCACGGCCGATCAGATACGTACGGCGGGGCGTGACCGATGGGGACACATGGGACTGGGTCGTCAACGCCCTGCACCTCCTTGCCGATTGCTGTGGCCGGTGTTACCACCGCTGCGCGTATTGCTCGCGTGCGGCGTGTTCGTGGGACTCGTACGGGGCGGAGGTGC encodes the following:
- a CDS encoding ATP-binding protein; amino-acid sequence: MRDPLSMATDAFTSFLFGKVETTRLPVRTSTGQAQAVYLPTAAPGLGDSGVIIGREVYSGKGYIYDPFQLYGQQLPAPHWLVLGESGNGKSALEKTYVLRQLRFKDRQVVVLDAQGEDGVGEWNLIAQELGITPIRLDPTAALDMGIRLNPLDPAITTTGQLALLRTIIEVAMGHGLDERSGFALKVAHAYVNETIVERQPVLTDIVEQLRHPEPESAEAMNVAIDDVRAWGLDVALVIDRLVDGDLRGMFDGPTTVGIDLDAPLIVFDLSHIDRNSIAMPILMAIVGVWLEHTWIRPDRKKRIFLVEEAWHIINSPFVAQLFQRLLKFGRRLGLSFVAVVHHLSDVVDGAAAKEAAAILKMASTRTIYAQKADEARATGLVLGLPRWAVEIIPSLTPGIAVWDVNGNVQVVKHLITETERPLVFTDRAMTESSAETLGDDDAMRAADLEAEERAAAFVEQHMGDRLKDSSESTVA
- a CDS encoding SCO6880 family protein, translating into MTTQSHVSPSVTPRRTYLIGRARPNAIVGKNRETGEIALIIGGAFLGMMCGLLVPALSLRITLLLGFPLIALAAVYIPYKHRTFYKWFEINRSYKRQLKRGTTYRSRAMDAGVRLDGREVEIGPPPGIGRLTWLAAPFGPDEIAVLLHADRRTVTAAIEIEGPGVGLRDSEDQEALVDRFGTLLKHVANGDGFVTRLQMLARTLPADPDAHAKDVAVRGDDRTPGWLQQSYNQLQSMVSTSSEQHRAYLVACMHYTRELAAEAHAMARAARPHSGRKVDRDAGLAVVMARELTDICSRLQEADIRVRQPLGQGRLASLVHSMYDPDHPIDHIQAMTKRNAWPAELDAMEPTYLQAKTRESSTRAPWCHATAWVKEWPMTPVGVNFLAPLLVHTPDVIRTVAVTMDLEPTEVAIERMLTEKTNDEAEASRAAKMNRTVDPRDVAANTRLDQRGEDLASGAAGVNLVGYITVSSRSPESLARDKRTIRASAGKSYLKLEWCDREHHRAFVNTLPFATGIRR